CAGGTCGTACCGAAATCGCGTTCGGATTATTTTCAAATAAACCCTACTAAAATTTTATTCTACACGAAGAAGGGAAAATTCGATGACGCTGTCATTTTTGCAAAAACCCCCCCGCGAGGCACTTTTTCGAAAACCCCCTCCCgactccctctctcctcctccccgccgccgccctctctctCCCTGCTCTCTAGCTctacgccgccacctcccctccccttctccctctccaccTACCTCCGCtgcccctccccgccgctgccactccccgctctccgccgccgccgccaccccgcccaCTCCCGCGGGATCCAGATCAAGATCCAGCGCGGGGGCGTGGCTCGgtacgggaggaggagggagcgagGGAGGGCGCGGTAGGAGACCCCGAAGGCGGCCGCCGTGGGGTCAGGTGGGCCCCGGCGGTGAGCGATTGGATGTGGTGGCACTGCTGCGAGGCCACGCTGCCGACCTGGCCTTCTTCGCCGTCGATGGCGTCGCCTCCAAGGACCTCCGCATTGACCCCAACTCCTCGCTCTCCGTCAGCGTATtcctccccacgccgccgccgccgtccccccaCGCGCACCTCCTCGCCCACCTGCGCCGCGCCAGCAACCCCACCCCGGCCCCTGCCTCCAACGGCGCGCCGTACCGCGGGTATCTCCCGCACGTAGTCCTGCTAGTTGGGTTGTAACCTAGGTTATAACCCCACCAATCTATtctcacaagaaaataaatataacccACCCCAAACCAAACCTCCACcatcacacaccacaccaccctAAACTTTCCattgcataagttatacaaacTGCTTGCTGAATATGGTTACAACCAATAAGAACCCATTAGGTACCCAATAAAAACTCATTAGGTAGTTTTTTTGTTTGAGTTTGTATGCAACTCTTGACAGAGGGTCCACATGTAAATCTAGCCAcactattttgcacaaagtattggactgtcaaactaattcatctgcaacaagtttcggtcaatttctctaaaatttgaAGGTGTGAAtgcgaggttttagttttagggtccgactctttgACGCGGGGCTcacatataagtccagccgcactactttgcacaaagtagcggactatcaagctaattcatctgcaacaagtttcggtcaatttctccaaaattttaaggtgtgaacgcgaggttttagttttagggtccgactcttgacgcgggaTCCACGTATAAGTCCAaccgcactactttgcacaaagtagcggactgtcaagcTAATTCAACTAcaacaaatttcggtcaatttctctaaaatttaaAGGTGTAAATACGAGATTTTAGTTTTAGGATCCGACTCTTAACAGGCGAGGTTCCAGGCTTTTGAATTCTTAACGGGTCTCAACCCACGGGTTGAGAGCCTTTTGGACCCCAAAACAATACCAGAACCCCAAACACCCTCCAAACTATCTATTTGTGAAATCtaacccaaaccaaaccattTATTAGGCGAACCCATTACAAATCAATTCAAATGAGCTCATTATAGAAACCAAACCAATAAAACCAATAAACCCAACCCAATTAAGGCTACCCGCACGCCGtctcctcgccgcgcgccccgGCCTCGGCTCGCGCTCATGAGGGGACCCATCTCCTCAACCAGCCCCACTCACATTCGACCAACGCCGCGGTATGCTAGGTCGCGTCCGCCGCATCAAATTGCTGCTCCAGCCGACCGTTCGACCCCCACAGGTACGTCGTCTTCATTAGGCAGTGTACTTATACTGAGCTACCTCTTGGTTGGTTGAGCAGTTGTGTGATAACTTAGCATTGATGTTGGCAGATTTGCCCACTAAAACTGCACGTAGAGCTTGAGTAATTAAGTACTGGGACAAGCCAAGATAGATTGCTGATAAGAACAACTTTCGTAAATGATTTGAGATATCGTTGACTTTATTTTGTCTTTGCATAATTGCCCTTTCCACATGCATGACAGGTGTTTGATGTATTTCCCCTTTAGTAAATTGTTGCTTTTAACTGAATAATAGGCTTGGCAATATGCTGTGCTCCACTTTTACAGTTGTTTCCTGCCTCAATATTTTTACTCCTGTGTTCAGAACATGCATACAGAGAAAAAGTTTGTCCTGTGCAGTTTGGGTTTGAAAGAGTGCCATTACTGCAAGAATACTGGTTTGAGTGACTTTTATGGTTTCTAGAGTTGGAAATACAAGAACACTGGATTACTAAATCTTTTGGAAGAAGTAGAAATGCAGTGCATTCTAAAAATATATAGGATAACCATTAGTTTTTTTGGGTAGATATGTCTACGGCAGCATCAATTGCCTGTTGCAACCTGGTAGGTTGTTTTGATGCTGAAAAAATATCCAAGTAGACCAGTGTAGGAAATATTATGGGCACCCTAGGCGTGGGAAAAGCAAAGTGTCGGTGAGCTCGACCAATGCACACCTCTCCTGTTCTATGGCGGCTCTGTCCCACCTCTGCATCACCTCTCATTTAGCCATGGCTTGGAAGTTCAGAACTTTTGACCatacttggaagttggaacatgTTCTTGGACCATTCCTACAAAAGGGCTTGAATTTAGGCCCATGTTAACTAAAACTGAAGCAGTTATAAAAAGATGTCGTATTACCAAACTGATTATCTGATTAATATTTACATTGCAGGTTGTAGGAAAGAAACCGGTGGAAACCAACATTTTTATCGATCAAGGTGGTGAGTACCGGTGGCACTGGAGGACAAATATCAGCCATGGCTTCCTACCAACCTGCTCCTAGGAGCCAAGGTATTGCTGCTATTGGCTCATACAATATATAATAATTGAACTGTTGGATCTTATGATAGGACATGTGTTCTCTTGATTCGAATTTGACAGTTTCTGAGATCAAATAGCTCATTCTTTCAATtgtgcctatttgtaatttagCCGTTCAGTGGAAGAATGGTGAAAGCCTACAAACCGCAGCATCATGTCTTGCCTGCATCTTGGCTCTATGCTTATAAAAGTATCTGTCACTACTATTGCTATTCCTTTTCTTCAATTGTTTTACAGACTACAGCAACTCTGTGTGCTCCTCAGGTAATTGCAAAGCAATTTGAGAATCTTGCATGCTCATGCTATCCTAATGgaatatttaaattaaagatgtGGAATTGCATGGTAATTCTGCAACCAAGATACAGGAGAGCACTGCAAGAAAGAGGTTCGCGTCGCTAACAAATAGATTCTTTGCTTGTTTTGTGTTGGCTGatggtgaaaactgaaaagctATGCATGATGATCTGAAACTGTTGTTCAGTTTTTCTGTGACAATCACCTCTTCATATATAGTTGTGCCGCTCATTGAGCATTGGATACTTTTTATTTCTTATTGTCATAGGCTATTAGGCTTGGATGTTATTGAGCATAGAACTTATATCTGTACTTCTAGGTCCCATCCATCCCCTAACAAGAAAATTGCTAAGAAGCTATTTACTGGTGAAGAAACTGGAGATGGCAGTGGTGGCAGTGGCAGCGGTGCAGCCACCTCTGATCAGAACAGGTACTTAGCTGTAGGCATATTTTCTCTTACACAAGTCATCCTGCTTTTAGAAAACATTCAGGTAGCAGATCATTTGAAAGTTTCTATTACATCTCCATGACACATGCTATAGAATCGCCTGTATTAGCAATGCAATTTCTGAATTGTTTATTTACCACTTTTGTTATCTTGCAGTATAGATCACAAGATTGGTTATGCTAGAGTGGTGTGGCAATTATAAAGTGCTTTAACTATTACACATGTCATCCTGTTTTTAGAAAACATTCAAGTAGCAGATCATTTGGAAGCTGTTGCTGTTACATCTCCATGACACATGCTAGACATTAAATAATTATCCTTTTGCAGTCCAAGCAAAGGATGCATGAGCAGTGAAGCTCATGTTGATTTTGTCTCTTACCAGTTGCGGCCGACTTTTGTGTGCCCCTTGTCTCCGGTGAGAAGAGTCTGATGCATGGGATCCAGACATGGGATCCAGAGTCTGCATCGACCTCTGCCTGCAAACTGTGTAGCATGGTGATTAGCTTTTGCTTTCAGTTAGTATTCAAAGCTACCAGCTAGGTTGTTTGGTAGCCATGCCTACTTGCTGCATGTAGATTTATGGTGGTCGGATGTGCTATAATATTGATGCTCCAAATGCCAGACACCTAATGGATATGATATATTGGTGCTCGGATGTAGCCATGGTGCTCGGATGTAGCCATGGTGTTCGGATGTGCTGTAATATTGATGATTGAGATGCTGGACAGACACCTTAGGGATAGGATAGTCTGGTGCTCAAATGTGCGGTAATATTCATGATTCAAATGTTGGACAGACACCTATGTTAGCATGTTGATGATGTGCTTGGTACCGTATTCGGTGGTTTCGTGTTGATTATTTATCTTATACCATGCATGTAGTTTGTCGCATTTCATTGCCTTATTGTTACTTGCATTTGATTGTTGAAATGGTAGGGCGCACATCGCGCCGAATGTGCTAGTATGTACAAATGTTTCTGGCTGTCAGCCGGTGAATCTCCAGCAGGACTATACACAGTGAAATCACCTTAGACCAATCTCTCACTTGGACTGTTCAAGTGTCAATTCTATATCTTTGTTTCAAGGAGTGTTCTAAAAGTGTGTTATTGTCAATGGAGCACTCCACTGTCATCCCCTGCAAAATCTGATCTGTTCCTTGTGAAGTATCTGCATATTTATTCTTATGAAATTATTACGTCCAAATGGGACCGAAAATCCTTTAAGCAGTATGCCCCTGCGTATCCACATCGGTGACCGAACAGATCGTGGTCGCTGCCAGGAAAGGTACAAAGTCGATTTTCCGCATCTTATCCATGGCCCCTCGATCAAATCATGCACGAATTGTCATAAGATCACAGCGGCAGCTGCGTGTCCTGATGAGCCATATGGCCGGATCTGATGGAAAGGGAGGAGGCACTTTGTACAAGATCACACTGTCTCCCAGATCATTTTTACAGATCACAGTTTTTTCCCCTAAACTTTGAACAGGCAGATCACAGTTTGTTCGCTAGAACAGTTCCCTCGCGAGTTGCGAcatcagagaaagaaaaaaaagcacgCGAGTGGGACCGCCGGTAACAGGGCAAAGGTCCCCAATCCGGCCACCGGGCCCACCTGTCGGCCAAACAACAGCGACAACGGTGCCGTGTGGACGCGGTGCGCACTCGCGTTCCCACCGCCGAAAAGAACGCGCGGATGATCACACGCAAACGCAGCGAGGTAAAGCCAACGGAAATAAACAGATTAAagttaatttaaaaaaaaagaggaaagaaaaTGGACGCAAGGGAGCAGGGGGGGACAGTCCGATACATACCCTCGCGAGCACGAAGGCGTCACGAACCCAACCAACCCAACCCATCAGCCCATCAGGACCCAGACCAATCAAGGCGTCTCCGACATCCGACGCGGCGGCGACCAAGGGGAGGGGTTGACGCCCGCCCAGCCGTGTGGATCGccggggggaggagggagggaggggcgaaAGCGCGTGCCGgatgtcccgcggcggcggggagtagggcgacggcggcggcggggacgggcggctgcggcggcgcgacgaggcggcggcgcgggagggcggcggcaccATGTCTGCGGTAGTCTGTGGCAAGAGGTCCTCCTCCATCTtcgccgacgagctcctcccGCCGTCACCTCCATCCCCACACtcctcccaccaccacctccaccacccggCGGCCAAGAGGtcccgccgctccccgccgcACCGCGGCCGACGGGAGGCGCTTCTGCTCCAGCTGATCCCGCTCTTCCCCGACATGGATCCCCAGGTCCGCCTCCTCGCGCCTTCCAAGCTTCATCCTTTCCTTTCCCCATGCGTTTTTTTAGGTCGTAGATGACGAGATGCGGTTTAGGCCCCATGATCTAGTGTTGACCATTTCGGTTCCGTTGCTGGAAAGTTGTGATCCCCAGCGATTTTATCTTGTGCTGATGCGTATTTGGGTGCGGAATCGGGAAGGTCATGGCGGCTGGAAGCTGAAATGAAGCTCCTTTTCTGGGATTAATATCTTTTACTACTTGCAAACTTTGATATGATATATGAAACTACGAGATGGTAGACGGATAAGTCTCTTTCCCGTTTCATCGTTGATTTAATAGTTTACATGCTTGCTCAGATGCTTGTGATACTTCGAAGATAGAAATAGAATTCTAGAATGGATTACCGCCGCTGCATTTGATGGCTTTGGGACATGATGGCACTGAAAATTGTTTGTTAATGTGTTTTCATGAACTGATATCCTGCGTATGCTTTCTTCACAGTGCTAATAGCCAAGAGAAGGTTTGTGAACATATGGATTAGCTGCATTTAATTCGTCTCCTCACTTTTGAGAACTTTTGAGCATTATACGCATCATGTATTGTAGCCGCTCCAAGCATGTCATGTCCCCAGCACACAAATTTCTTTAATAATCTATAAGGTTTTCTTACAAAGGTGCTAATTTAACCTCCAGCTGGCTCTTGATGGTTGGAATTGCTTTTGTGTAGTATGAGCTAGGTCGAAATACAGATATTAACTTTCCCTGCTAATATTTATATAGATGTTATACATATGTGCAACAAAGCTGACAATGGTTGTTTGAAACAATTGTAGTTGCTGGAAAAAGCTCTGGAAGCATCTGGAGATGACTTAGATTCTGCAATAAAGAGTTTGAATGAGCTGCGCTTGGAGTCCGCTGGTTTCAAATCTGAAAATGGCCAGCCTACTGTAATTCAGCCATCTGTTGAAGGTTCATTTTCTACCAAAGGCTCTTGTTTTCCTTTGATGCAATCATTTTTCAACAATCATACCTCTAGTTCTTGTTATACTTGTGATAGTTTCCAGGCAATGACTTGATGGAAGTTTGGGTTTTGATACCCCCATTTGAATTTGTCCATCAGTATTATTCGGAATCCTATTATTTCACTATTTCATGTTTCCTTGATTTGTTGATTCATAAATTGTTTACCATCATATTCTATGCCATCATGCATGTCTCAGACTCATGCTTGGATCATAATTTATAATACATAGAATTGGATCATACTGCTTTGTCTCTTATCTTACTCATAACTTCACCTTGACATGACATTAAGCTGTGAGCTCTTTCATTGCGTTTAGTGGTTAACATGATGTTGTATCACCTAGAATGGTATTATTGCCACAGTAAATGATGATTGTATCACAACTTATTTCCTAATTCATTTTTATTGATTTCTGAAAAGCTACCTTGGTTTTCCAGATTGTATTACTGACAGTAGGAACAATTTTGGATCCTTGACAGGTATTCCTAATGGTGCCGTGGATACTGCTACAGAACATCCACCTGCCGTTGATAATTATCAGACAAGTAATAATGGTTCTGAATGGGTTGAGCTATTTGTCAGAGAGATGACTAATGCTTCTGACATAGATGATGCACGGGCTCGTGCATCGAGAGCTTTGGAAGCTTTGGAGAAGTCCATTGTAGAGCGTGCAGGAGCTGAAGCTTCACAAAACCTGCATAAGGTACCCATGCGTTACAACTTGTAATTACCTGAAGCATTTGACAGATTTGTAGAAATCTTGATGAGTGAGGAAGGCATGTTCAATAATTCTTGCACATTTCCTTGGCATATAGGAaaacatgatgctcaaggagcAGTTGACAGTCGTTCTGCGAGAGAATGCTGTCCTGAAACGGGCGGTCGCCATTCAACATGAGCGCCAAAAGGAGTTTGATGAGAGGTCTCATGAAGTCCAAAGCTTGAAGCAACTTGTTTTGCAGTACCAGGAACAAGTGAGGACATTAGAGGTAATAATCCTAGTCCTTTCTTCAGCTACTATGTTTCTTTTCTCTGTGACATCAACTGAAACTTTTGGGTTTTGTTCATGTATTACAGATAAACAACTATGCCCTCACAATGCACCTCAAGCAGGCTCAGCAGAACAACACCATGCCTGGGCGTTTCAATCCTGATGTCTTCTAAGCATAGAGGCAGCCTTCAGATTAATAATCTATGAAGATGTCTTGTTTTACCAACTGCCCCTTGATATGGTAGTGTGCTACTGGTGGATTCACCGCCCATGGGTCCAAAATTTTCATGTTACAATATTAATTTAAAATTTGTTGCCTTCGTGCAATTTGGCTATCCAATATATAGTGTTTCCCCATGATGCGGTGTATGATTTATTTTATCCATGGCTAGCATATTCAGCAACATGATCAGAAAGAATATCGTCTCATGGTTGTACAGATGAAATGCTGCTGTCAAGTTTAAATGAAATGCTACGCTCAACTTCATTCGTCTCCCGATCTCTCAATGTCCGGATATCAACCCAGGCCAGTTCAGAAGAGGATGAATGCTCCgggaatttttaggatttgacTTCGTATTTGTATTGAATTATACCGAATTGAACTGGTATTAAATTGGGTCAAACGGGCCACTGCCCCTACTTCAGGTACTAATTGCCAATTTGTCCTCCCCAAAAACCGCTGTCACTGCCCTTGCTTTGCCGACTTGAAACCTTCACGCGCCTGTTCGTGAAACAAGGGGTAAACATGCAAATCAAAGTAAGGATAAATGCATTAACAGCAAACATACAAAGAAATAGTCCAATAGGTACATGGAGCAATTGACACGCAATTTGTTATCACGAGAGGCAAATTAACAATTAGACATATCAAATGAGGACGACAATGGTAAAATTGTCCTTAATTCTAAGGATTTGCTTCCGATAACCCCGCACAAAAAAAAAGCTCTAAAGCATTTCCAGCGGACACGCACCCCATATCTTCATTTGGCTATCCACTTCAAAAGATTACCTCTCCATGTTACCCTGCGATCCAGGCCTCCAGTAGACTAGCCAAATCCCACCCTCCAAATCCTATTGACATATATCTTATCGGTATTCAAATTATTTGTAAAGGGTATTATTTATAACGGACTTTAATTTTGCAATGGCTCTAATTTGAACAGTTTAATTTACAATGGTTACAATCATCCGGATAAAATTTACACACTTGACTACGATCTACGAGTAAATAGTCACCGTCAACGGataaaatgaagaaaaaggaaaaaagaaaaagggaagaaagGATTTTACATGGGCTGCCGTGTTTCGCCTCTCTAGCCCAGCCCACGTTTGCTTACCCTAACGTCTCGCCGTCTCCTAGCATTCTCAGCACGCAGCCACGGCTTACCTCCCTGCTTCGTCTCTCCATAGACTCCATGCCACAACCAGCGACGCTGCCACCTCAAATTGCTAGCTGCTCTTTCGACACCCGATCCTTTGCATGCTGATATCATTCTCCCGAGCGTATTTGATTAATCTAATAAAAATAGGAGATGCTCTATATGCATCTTCTTGTGCTATTTAAATACTACCTCTAAGCAAAACTTGTACATTGACTATATGTTCAAGATAAGCCAAGGTAGTTGAGAATAATCAATACAAGTTGATGCCGTTGAAGTACGTAGTTCCTACACGCAACATTACATAGCTCAGATAAAGTAGGACTCAAAAAAACCCGGTTAGTTATCCTTCTCTCGTTATCTTCGTGAAGTTGAATGTTTTCTAGTGCATACATTGGTCGTCGCGCATAACAAACCCGGGTTTTATGCCAAGGAAATGGGTGGCATCCATCATGTAGTATTGATTCGACATGACCGTCCTTCATGGAAATTAAATATCCTTCCATTAGCTCTGAATCTTTTAGTAAGGTGGTTTTTCATCcgaatatttttttctcttgaaTTTCGAGCTACTCCACGCATATTCCTTATCTTGGATGTACTCA
Above is a genomic segment from Setaria viridis chromosome 4, Setaria_viridis_v4.0, whole genome shotgun sequence containing:
- the LOC117854011 gene encoding uncharacterized protein, encoding MSAVVCGKRSSSIFADELLPPSPPSPHSSHHHLHHPAAKRSRRSPPHRGRREALLLQLIPLFPDMDPQLLEKALEASGDDLDSAIKSLNELRLESAGFKSENGQPTVIQPSVEGIPNGAVDTATEHPPAVDNYQTSNNGSEWVELFVREMTNASDIDDARARASRALEALEKSIVERAGAEASQNLHKENMMLKEQLTVVLRENAVLKRAVAIQHERQKEFDERSHEVQSLKQLVLQYQEQVRTLEINNYALTMHLKQAQQNNTMPGRFNPDVF